The Phragmites australis chromosome 1, lpPhrAust1.1, whole genome shotgun sequence genomic interval TAAATCGAATCCACCTTGTCATCCACCGAGGTGATATGGAGTTTCACCTCTTGAGTATTGGATTTCAGTCTACCCAGACGATTTTTTGTTTCCTGCACTTCGAGCTTGAGTTTTTTCTACCGCCGCCAATGCCGCCTCACCTGCAGGATCCGGATTTTCCATAGCAGATCTGAATCCTAACTTCCGTCGTCGCCACTACGAAAAAGTTTCTCCAGCGCACCGGGATTTCACACCAGAACAAGCCTGGAAACCGATtgctggaaaaaaaaatcaccaaaattTCGATCCGAGGAACAAAGGCTCTGATTGCCAATTGTCAGATCCCAGGATGGAATCGAACAGAGGGAACATCAAAGCGATGAAAAGctcaacaagaacaattgagTTGGATCCAGAAGCTACTTTTACTTAGACCAAGGCCAACGGATTCTCTTCACGGCCAGattctcgtcgtgaagggattcccgttcccttcagcgctcccaacggtttcccttcacggttcccttcacgacgggattcccagggtcattcccttcaggatagGATTCTCTCCTTTCACTTCGcgattcccttcgaagggaggctgttggagatgagaggaaataaagagaatgagaacaaaaaaaggaatcagaaagggaacgaaataaaaggaatatggttggggtAGTCTTAGGCTAAACCAGAGCAACTTCTTTTCACACCCCATCTCACCTGCTCCCTCTGCCTAAATATCCAAAATAACTGTTCAAAAGTTACAGGCAAACAGCTACAGCGTTCTACTGAAACGGTAGAGAACAGTAAAGGAAAATAGTATATTCCAGGATGCTTCCCAGCCATCGGATGAGTTGAAACAATATCTTCTGAAGTGAACCGTTGGATCTTCAGTCTCGCGTCTCTGTCTTGCTCTTCTCTGCAGCCGTTGCCTTCAGCTTCTTCAGTTCATCAGGTTCTGATAGCTGCAGTGCCTGACACTCAGGCTGTCAGGACGCTTACGAGACTGAACATTTGTAGAACTACTTCTGGCTGATCACATCTACCCATGGCATTTTCTAAATCTGTTGCAGACTGTCATGGATCATGAAGACCGACTGCCTTGGTTAAAAATCCATCTTCTTGCTGCTGCTAGTTTTACTGAAGTCGAGGATTCTTTTAGTGAAGATGGCAACTTTCGAAATTTCGTGCGATGAAATAAAACTACGTCTGAACTTTTTCGTGCCTTCATAACCAGTGTTGTGCAATGGGCACTTGCGTAGTTGAGACTAGTTCGCAACCGTTGGGGGAGTGGGGAGGGGGATGAATATGTGGTCAAGTTATTCTGCAAATCCTGTGCATAACCGCACGAGTAAATTTCAAAACGAAACTACGAAACCGCTTGATACACTCCAATGCAATAACCTAGATTGGGCAGGACTGCAGGACGGACGGACGGGCGCACACACCCAGGGAACACAAGCAGCAGCACACAGCCTTGCACGATTAATAACCAACCGAAGCGAACGCTACGTTATGTCACTGGAACAGCTCAAACAAGCAACAGAAGCGAACGGTAACACACTTATCGACAATGCTACTAACCACCATGCCGGTTTCCTACAACCCATCCATTTTTACACGAACCTGGAAGCTATCAACCACTTTACATGCTGAAGCCTTGGTGGGGATATGAAAACAGGGGGAGGGGGAGTGGGTTACTCCACAGCACCTTCCAAAACCGCGCGCTGCTCACAATACACATGCACACAACCACCAGTACACAGCCTCCCCTCCTTCACAAACCCGAGAGGTGGGGCGTGAAAAAAAGGCAATGAAGCTACAGCTTTGTATGCCAAAAGCGACTGCGACCCTGCTCACAATACCTCATCTTCATAGGGCAGGTAACCGTCAGCCTACAGTTGGCTCTGCATATATCTATCATATGGGGAGGATAATCATGTGATGAGAAAGCGCCACAACTTCTTCGCTGACGAtgtcttctcttcctcctcaccTTCGTCATCATCAGAGTCATCAGCGTGTTCATCCTTGTCCTCAAGTCCATCGCCATTCAATGGTTCAGATGCAGACTGGCAAGGCAAATTATCAACAGTAAGATAAAAGGGCAACTGGCGAACTATGATGCTTACAATATGGGGAAAAAAATACTTGGGCAGATGATCTGTATGACTTAATGCTGAATAACTTGCAGCTAATGCAACACCTTATGTTTGGCAGAAATTCCCCTAAGAAATCTAGCTATCTTGCATAATTTAACagtaaaataaaaacataaactaGTGCCTCCAATTTTACATAATTACAATGTACAATTTTACAAACAAGATCTGTCATAGGTTCAGCGATATTGTAAGCAGCAataatgaatatatatatatggtagaAAATAGATGAATTCCTTAAAAAACAAATCTCTGTCCGCACATGTCAAGTAAATATTTAGAAGGGAGAATGCAGCAAGGCTATAATCAAACTCAACATAACAAGGTGCAAACCATTAACCAGAAACATATAATGAGGAGCATTGAGTAGATACCACCAAAATCTCCCCTGAAGGCTTGCCATCTTCAGGAAAATCTGATGTATCTGCTTTCCCATTTGCAAAGAGCACATCATCAGATGAATCCAGATCTCCTGCTCTTAAATTATGAAGTCCTTCGTTTTCAAGTTCATGATCCTTGTTGCTCCCAGACAAACCAACTGGGACTGCATCATGTTCGTTCTTTGAACATTTTTCTTCTAGAACGGATGGACTGCTGAAATTAGACACAACAATACACAGTAAGAACTTCCCGAATTTAGCATAAAATTGAAACAATTGGGTAAAAAAGAAAGGATACCAATTGGAATCAATTTCCCCTCCTATCACTCTCTGAGTCTGAGTAGTGCTCCTTCGGTGCTTTCGTTTTGGCTCTAAAATTTCACTCTGATCCTGAGAGAGTGTATTATTGAGCCTCTTTTCCCCAACTTTTGCACCATGTCCAGCACCATTTTCTAGCTGATCAGCAAATAATCCTTTAGATTTACCACCTGAATAAGCAGTAGCTAAGCTAAAGTCATTGACATTTCCCAACTTTGCAGGTACACCGTTCTGAACGAATCTATCATCATCATGATCAGCATTCTTCTCTGGAGAACGCTTGAATATCACCTGAGCACATTTTCTAACCCAAGAAATTGGTGTTGAGACTGAAGGGGACACTTCTAATTTCTTTCCAAGGAGAAGTTTTGGTGATGAACACTTCTTGGGACTAGCATTTTGTTCATCATGAGACAGGAGAACATCATTCTCTTTCACATTTTCCACACTATCATGCTTTGACTTCCCACATGGTCTCAAAGATAGTTGCTTGTTCTCAGATTCAATCTTCAGCTCTTCCAACTCATTAAGCTGCTGGATTTGCTGTGTAATTGCTTCTCGATCTGAGTGAAGCAGCTTTCTTTGCTCTTGCAACTTCTCTCGTTGCTTATTAAGGGCATCAATAGTGTTCTTGATCTCAGACAGCTCCTGCTCTCTCCTCTCACGCTCCAGCATAGCTTCATTCCTCTCGTCCTCAAGTTTCTGCAATTCAAGCCTAACGTGTTCAAGACTTGAGTTGATAGTTTCCTTTTCAGAGTTCATGTACTCAAGCTCCTTGGATTTTTTCTGCTCAAACTCCTGTTCCTTTTCCCTTAAATATGAATCTATTTCCATCTGCCTTGCCTTGGCAGAACTCAGCAACCCCATTCTCTGGATATCAACGTCTCTCTTAAgatcttctctttcttgttGTATCCTGCTTAGCCAACTAGCATGCTCTTGCTGCATCTTATTCATGAACTCCTCATGTTCACGAGCAAGGGATTCTGAATTATTTTTGAACTGCACACGGAGATTTTCCTTCTCTTGTTTGATGATATCAAGTTCATTCTTGAGATGCTCAGTAATTACTCTTCGCTCTTCAGCAATCTTAACTGATTCCTTTTGTagttcctcctccttctcatcAATCAGCTCCCATTCAATCTCAAACCTTTCTTTTTCTGCTTGCAGCCTTTCAGCATCAATCATGAGTTCCATTTTTTGGGCTCTCAGATTATCAATTTCTTCTTTAAGTTTCATCTGCAAATTAAGCAAATATTCTCGCTCATTCTGGGTTATTGCTAGATTCTCCTGAGCTTGAATCGCTTCCCGCTTCTCCTCTTCAAAGAAAgctttttccttctccaaaTCTAATTTCATATTCTGAATTTCCTCCCTTTCTTTTTGCAATTCGACATGCAGCGCTTCTTCGTGAGAGGAGAGCTTTCCCTCTTCCTCCTTCAGCTCATCAGATCTCTTCACCAAAGACTCTTCTTCATTTGTTAACTTAGAAAGCCGAAGGTTGACATTCTGTTCCCTTTGTGCCACGGCACGCTCCTGGTCATTGAGGGCAGTTTCTCTCTGGTCCAGCAAGGCTATCCTTGCCTCGATCTCTGCCTCAAAAGACTTGAGCTTGTTGTCCATTTCAGTGTCAAATTCATACTTTCTCCTTGCCAAGGTGATTTCTTGCTCCTGCCTCAGCCTTTCAATCTCAGCCTACAGCACACATCAAGATGATTTAGAAGGGTGACACTCAAGATGAACTATGCACACATCAACTCATAGTTTTAGAAACAGGACCAGGCCGCTGGTTAAACCGGAAAATCACGGAACCGGCAGCTTTGCCGGTCTGGTTTGACAAAAAGACCGGctgggcaaaaaaaaaaggccagAAATAGCATTGCTGCCCAGCTTTGTAGCATATATGGGCCCGAAAAGTAAGGCCCAAAGCTCCCTTCCAAGGCCTGCTGCGCATAGTTAGCACAAAGACATGGTAAAAAGGGCACTGGTGGGATTAGAACCTTGGTCCGTGGGTTGAGAGTGGCATTCCGTGACCATTCCACCTGCTAGGTTGTTGTGTTTGAGCTTCTACATATAGATTATTGAACCGCAGTTCAACCAGCCAGGTCACGGGTTGGACAAACAAACCGGTGAACCAGGATCCTAAACAGTTCAATGACCGGTCCAGTTTTTAAAACTATGCATCAACTATAATGGTATTGTAATCCATCTTACCCTTTCTTTGCTTGCAATGGTCTCTTGGAAAATCAATAGTTCGCTTTCACGTTTGTCAAGTAGGGATTCCTTCTGAATTATAGCCTACAAAACAGAGCAATTTCTGTGTCATAGGCACAATTTCAGTAATGAAATTCAGCTGCTAATAAAAGTACAAAAGGAAACAATGCATACTTCCTCCCTAGAAGTAATTGCCTGCATTTTCAGTTCCAGCTTATTTTTGTCTTCCACAAGAACCTTCCTTTCATATTGCAGATTCAACTTTTCCTCCTCCAACCTTTTCTCTGAATGAGTTATATATGCAAGCCTCTCAAGGATGTTCTCATCCCTCTGATTAAGAAGTGCTTGTTCTTTCAGTAACGTCTGCTCCTTTTCATGCAAAATTTTCTTGGTATCATCCAACGATTTCCTCTGGAGGCTCATCTCTTTCTGTTTGGATTCATtcctacaacaacattcttgaTTTAGATAAATCAAAGGAAGATGATGTCCACAAACAAAAACATCATTTTGAAGTCAATTTGAACAAAAGATCAAACTGCACCGCTCACAACTTATTAAAACAACAGGCGATCAAATTGATACTGACCTCAAACTAAACTATTTTAGCTAGAAAAGCCAACTTAAATTCACAAGAAAAATTGAGTACATACTCAAGTTCACAAGAAGCACGATATCTTCTTAGCTGATCTTCACGATCTTCAATGTCTTGTAGACTTCTCATTGCAGAATTGCGAGTCCGAATGGACACTGCTTCCAAAGATTTTGCTGCGAGAAGTTTCTCTTCtgcttcatcattttttttctgcGCAGCCTCTATCATTTGAAGGGCTTCAGCCAGTTTGGCTTCATATGAAACCTTTATTTCAGCTGTTTCCCCACGCATATCATGCAGTGCCTTTTCAAGCTACATTAAACACGGAGTCAGTACAAGATTAAGCTGATGTATGAAGTGAACGAAAGTTTGATTTGAAAGTCCCATGAAATGCTAATTTGAGGAAAATCAAGTAGGAAGACAGATCGGGAGTTATCAAATGCTAGAAGCCTACAAAATTTCTTACATCATGTACTGTGTGCATCACTATTCATAGTAAAGAGTACATAAAAATGTTTAGCAAGAAACACGCATCAGTTTAGTTCCACGGAAAAATTAGGTCCCAATAGAAAAATTAGGATTTCACTATCACATTCATGATTTAGAGCTACCGGACTTCACTACCTCATTACCTCTTCACTGCCTCCTAAGTTCTGATGCTGCTGAAGCTCAAGGATTTTTCTTTGAGGGAGGGGAAGCTCATGCATTGGTTCTCTTTAGGGATGAGGATGAGGGAGAAGTGCCGGGTATGGGGATACCATGGAGAGTCCTTGGAGAAGCAGCCTCGCAGGAGTGCACAAATGCCTAGAGAGGTAGATGAAGAAGAGTGGGAATCTGAAGCTGAAGACAATGGCTATGAGGATGAGGAGATTGAttatgaggatgaggatgatgaagatgaaattCTGAACTCCAATACATGTGTGGAGTGAGGAGGTTGCACGATGGCATCATGCTGCCAAGTTATCTTTAATTTCTAAGTATGCAAGTTTCATGAACTATTATGTGATTATGTCTATTGTCTCTTTTGTGACTCACTAACTTGTGAGAGAAGTCAGCAATGCAGCTTGTGAGCTGTTTTATTTGTGAACTATTGTGACTATTATGAATTGTGAGTGCatctttatattttatttgtgatttGTGAGCTTTTTGCTTTGTTGTGTTGCTGTTTGGAGCTGATGCATGTGCAGCACTGCAGCTATCCCTATGAGATGAGTCTCTACTCTTTTCCCTTCTCTTATCGTTGATTTGTTGTTTAGATACTGGATTTCTCATCTCTTGTCTCTCTGATTGTTAGCTGTTGTTGTACGCAAGAAGCCAAGAACAAGTGTGCAAGAGCAAGTATGAATCTCAATTGAATCTGTTTTTCATTTCTCTATAAATATATAATCATATTCATACAAATTTGTTACAAATTGTTGTTGCGCTAGTGTATATGACTATATGTTACATAACATATTCATACAAATATCAATATGTAATGCTTAAGCGCGCTTAATCTACACTTAAGTGCCCTAGTCGCTAGGCAGTGGACTAGCGCCTAACGCCCTTTGGAACCTTGGGAATCAATGTCAATATTAACTCTCAGGTTACATATTTTATATCTTTGCCAACTTCAGTTCAGTGTAAATTGTTGACAAAGCAGTGGAGAACATGAATTTTTAGTTTTACACATGTGAAATCAAAAGATGAAATCGTAGGACATTGAGATGATTAATTGAAACGGGGTCTTACATTGGCAACGCACTCTTTCTGAatgctgaaattttttttgagattttCTTCCCTCTTTCTTGTTTCAGCTAAAGCAGATTGTTGCGCAGCTCGTTCACGCTTGAGCATGATCTCAGTGGCCTCAGAAGAAGCTTTAAGTTGTTCGTATTTGGATGTCAACTCCTTCCGCTCCAATAAAATAAGCCCAAGATTGTGCTGATATTCATAGATCTGCAGAAAGAGTTTTGAACAGAATCGGGAAAAAAATGGAAGATTTATTAACAAAACACAGGTTGCCAGTCTTTCGAGACATAGAAATGTAGAACATGTAATCTTAAACTTTGTTCTAACAAGAAAGGCAGCAGATGCCAGTAAACCAATATGGCGCACAACAATGCACTAGATTTGTAGTATTCTAGCACAGATCAAGGAATGCATGGCTCACATTTTTAATATGAATACATCATATGCAGTTATAACGTAAAGAAGGTAAGTGTTACCGAGAGCATTTACTATCCAGAAAATGCATGCATCTGTTAGCACAATAACTATGACAAGTTCATTATTTTTACCAAATCGTTAGGCCATCCACAGAGCCAACTTGGTCAGTTACCGATACATCAGCTCTTCACATAAGACGAGTAGGAGATGCAACTACATCACACACCGTGTACACTATGAGAGAACTGTTACCAGAAACAATAATGCTTAGCATTTATTAGTAAACCTCTAGTCTACGAGACAAAGTCCTGAACTTCTGCTGTTCTATAGCTATTGTACAACTGCGCGCTTCACAACTGGCACAAATAAACTACAAAATGGTTCAGCAAATGGCAACGCAAGTAGTCATTGTTGTTTTGTCGAGCTGACACATAAGCATTTGGATCCAACTTCTATTGCACCCTTGACAACAAAGCAACTCGCCCGAGTATAGTTCTTAGACGCAGCAATAAGAACTGCAAAAATCCTACCTAGCTCATTTGGCGTATGAAAGAACAGCTAGCTACGACAGTTAAAAACACAAGTCATCCCATCCAATAATTAGATGAATAAAACATGCAGGGAAACGCAAAAGAGAAACAGCAAAAATTAAGcaattacaatcaagcaaaccAAGCTGCAAAACCCAGTAAAAGATTTGTTCTGAACACAGCAATACGAACAACCAATCGAAAAACGGCTTCTTGACCGGACAATTTCTACTCCCATCTTGTTCTTCTCGCCTCCCAGTAAAGAACCCGCCTAGGACTACTCCGGCAAACCAAGAACCGCGGGCCACCGAGACAAGAAACCCGGGCGCATCCACCGCACGAGGGAGGAAGAGATAGAGAGATTACCTCCGACTCGAGCCTAGAGATGTAAGAGATGAGGGTCGCCTTGTCCCGGCGCCTGACGGCGTCCTCGTCGAACCCGGCCTCGCGCAGCTTCCTCCAGATCGCCTCGTCCCCCGCGACGCCGCCGGCGGCCGACCGCGGGCTCTCCATGGTCAGGGCCCCGCCCGCCGGAACCCTAGCAGATCCTGACGGCGCCGCCCGCGACCGCGGCGAGGTCACGCGTTCCTCGCGAGGGCTCAGTGCTTTCCCGGCCGGGTGAGCggcggtctctctctctctctctctctctctctctctctctctcccactacgctttctttttttttcctagcTTTCCTTTTTCATCGTTTTCTTTCGTGCGCTGCGGAAAGGTGATGGGTGATCGGAGTCGGATGGGTGGCGATCTGCGGCGGTAGACCGGGAGCACGGAGGGTTGGTGGTCAGCAGCGGTGAGGATTGATTATTGTCGGATTCTCTGATTTATTTCCGGGGCCAACGCCAACTGTGATGAACTGTATGGAATCGTATTCTTTGTATGGAATGATATTTTATTagttaattttagatttttatagCACAGATTCCACCTTTAGAAGCTACTAGTG includes:
- the LOC133921556 gene encoding nuclear matrix constituent protein 1b-like isoform X1, producing MESPRSAAGGVAGDEAIWRKLREAGFDEDAVRRRDKATLISYISRLESEIYEYQHNLGLILLERKELTSKYEQLKASSEATEIMLKRERAAQQSALAETRKREENLKKNFSIQKECVANLEKALHDMRGETAEIKVSYEAKLAEALQMIEAAQKKNDEAEEKLLAAKSLEAVSIRTRNSAMRSLQDIEDREDQLRRYRASCELENESKQKEMSLQRKSLDDTKKILHEKEQTLLKEQALLNQRDENILERLAYITHSEKRLEEEKLNLQYERKVLVEDKNKLELKMQAITSREEAIIQKESLLDKRESELLIFQETIASKERAEIERLRQEQEITLARRKYEFDTEMDNKLKSFEAEIEARIALLDQRETALNDQERAVAQREQNVNLRLSKLTNEEESLVKRSDELKEEEGKLSSHEEALHVELQKEREEIQNMKLDLEKEKAFFEEEKREAIQAQENLAITQNEREYLLNLQMKLKEEIDNLRAQKMELMIDAERLQAEKERFEIEWELIDEKEEELQKESVKIAEERRVITEHLKNELDIIKQEKENLRVQFKNNSESLAREHEEFMNKMQQEHASWLSRIQQEREDLKRDVDIQRMGLLSSAKARQMEIDSYLREKEQEFEQKKSKELEYMNSEKETINSSLEHVRLELQKLEDERNEAMLERERREQELSEIKNTIDALNKQREKLQEQRKLLHSDREAITQQIQQLNELEELKIESENKQLSLRPCGKSKHDSVENVKENDVLLSHDEQNASPKKCSSPKLLLGKKLEVSPSVSTPISWVRKCAQVIFKRSPEKNADHDDDRFVQNGVPAKLGNVNDFSLATAYSGGKSKGLFADQLENGAGHGAKVGEKRLNNTLSQDQSEILEPKRKHRRSTTQTQRVIGGEIDSNCSPSVLEEKCSKNEHDAVPVGLSGSNKDHELENEGLHNLRAGDLDSSDDVLFANGKADTSDFPEDGKPSGEILVSASEPLNGDGLEDKDEHADDSDDDEGEEEEKTSSAKKLWRFLIT
- the LOC133921556 gene encoding nuclear matrix constituent protein 1b-like isoform X2; its protein translation is MESPRSAAGGVAGDEAIWRKLREAGFDEDAVRRRDKATLISYISRLESEIYEYQHNLGLILLERKELTSKYEQLKASSEATEIMLKRERAAQQSALAETRKREENLKKNFSIQKECVANLEKALHDMRGETAEIKVSYEAKLAEALQMIEAAQKKNDEAEEKLLAAKSLEAVSIRTRNSAMRSLQDIEDREDQLRRYRASCELENESKQKEMSLQRKSLDDTKKILHEKEQTLLKEQALLNQRDENILERLAYITHSEKRLEEEKLNLQYERKVLVEDKNKLELKMQAITSREEAIIQKESLLDKRESELLIFQETIASKERAEIERLRQEQEITLARRKYEFDTEMDNKLKSFEAEIEARIALLDQRETALNDQERAVAQREQNVNLRLSKLTNEEESLVKRSDELKEEEGKLSSHEEALHVELQKEREEIQNMKLDLEKEKAFFEEEKREAIQAQENLAITQNEREYLLNLQMKLKEEIDNLRAQKMELMIDAERLQAEKERFEIEWELIDEKEEELQKESVKIAEERRVITEHLKNELDIIKQEKENLRVQFKNNSESLAREHEEFMNKMQQEHASWLSRIQQEREDLKRDVDIQRMGLLSSAKARQMEIDSYLREKEQEFEQKKSKELEYMNSEKETINSSLEHVRLELQKLEDERNEAMLERERREQELSEIKNTIDALNKQREKLQEQRKLLHSDREAITQQIQQLNELEELKIESENKQLSLRPCGKSKHDSVENVKENDVLLSHDEQNASPKKCSSPKLLLGKKLEVSPSVSTPISWVRKCAQVIFKRSPEKNADHDDDRFVQNGVPAKLGNVNDFSLATAYSGGKSKGLFADQLENGAGHGAKVGEKRLNNTLSQDQSEILEPKRKHRRSTTQTQRVIGGEIDSNCPSVLEEKCSKNEHDAVPVGLSGSNKDHELENEGLHNLRAGDLDSSDDVLFANGKADTSDFPEDGKPSGEILVSASEPLNGDGLEDKDEHADDSDDDEGEEEEKTSSAKKLWRFLIT